The stretch of DNA CCGGGCAGCATCAGCCTCTACAACGCCGAGGAAAAGGTCGTCTTTAGCGGCGATGTCCTCTTCAATATGGGCATCGGCCGCGCCGATTTCCCCGGCGGCAGCATGCCGGTGCTGCTCAAATCCATCCGCGAGCGGCTGTTCACCCTGCCTGACGACACGGTCGTCTACTCGGGCCACGGCCCGGAGACCACGATTGGTTATGAGCGCGCCAACAACCCCTGGCTCTCCTGAGCCGGTCTCCCTCAAGCTGCAAACCCTGGATGACTGGCGCAACGAGCGCTACCGCCGGCGCCCCGACCTGCGGCTGCGCAGCCGCGACCAGGCCCTGGCCTTTATCAACGATGTGGGCTTTTGCTTCACCTTCCACGGCCGCGATGCCGAGGCACCCAGCCTGTTCGAGGCGGTCTGCGGCGAGCGCCGCGCCATTGTGACCGTGCACGACGACGCGGACCTGGGGCGCACCTGGCACTGGAAGGACGAGCTGCCGGCGAGCGGCGCCGTCTACTACGCCAAGCTGCTGCGCAAGAGGCCGACCCTCATCTCGCTGGACTTGCTGCCGTACTTTTACGCCCTGTCGCCCAACTATGGGGACATCGAGGACTATATCCTCGAGTACCAGGAGGGCCACCTCAGCGACGAGGCGCGGCGAGTCTACGAGACCCTGCTAAGCGAGGGCGCGATGCCCACGAGCCACCTGCGCCGCAAGGCCGGGCTGGAAGGCGAGCGGAACGCGTTGCGCTTTGACCGCGCGGTGCGCGAGCTTCAGATCAGCATGAAGATCGCCGTGGCCGGAATCTCCGACGCCAACCGCTGGGGCTACTGCTTCGTCTACGATGTGGTGCTGCGGCGCTGGCCCGACCTGCCCAAACAGGCCGGAGCGATCTCGAGCCGCGAGGCCAAACACCGCCTGACGCTGGCGCACCTGCGGAACGTCGGCGCGGCACGCCTGAGCGACCTGACCTCGCTCTTTGGCTGGGACAAGGCCGAGTTCACCCCTCTGGTATCTGCCTGGGTGGCAACGGGAGAGCTCCTCACCGGCGGCAGAATGGACGGCTTTCACGGCGAGTACCTGGTGTGGCCAGAGCTGATCCAGGCTGCACTTCCCCGGCCCAAACGCCGTTCTCGCTGCGCCGGGCTGCTTGCCAAACCGGCCGCCCACGGCTAGAATCACCCAATCCCGAACAGAGGAGTTGCTCTTGGACAGGTTGGACGGCATCGCTGAACGCGCTCGTCTCTATCTCGATGGCAAGAACGCGGCGCGGGACGTGGCTCTGGCCCGCTCGCGCGAGCTGATTCGCTACTGCGCCAACACCATCCGCGCTACCCACCGTGGCGAGTTCGATGAAGCGGAGAACCTGCTCGCTACTGCGCGGCAGGCGGCGGCCAATATGGTGGCCGGGCTCGAAGGTCACGCGGACCTCTACCACGCCGGCTACACTCAGGACGCCCTCAAAGAGTTCGCCGAGGCTAGCATCACGTTCTGCCTGATCACCGATCGTCCGTTGCCCACACCGGAAGAACTGGCTGTATTGCCAGACACGTACCTCAACGGCCTGGGCGAGGCGGCCGGCGAGCTGCGCCGTTACGTGCTCGACGTGGTCCGCCACGGCAAGGTCGAGCGCTGCGAGTCGATGCTGCAGGCGATGGAGGACATCTACAGCCTGCTGGTGACAATGGACTATCCCGACGCCGTGACCAGCGGCCTGCGCCGCACCACCGATATGGTGCGGGGCGTGCTCGAGCGAACGCGCGGCGACCTCACCGTGGCCGCTAGACAGGATTCATTGCAGCGCGCTCTGGCCAGACTGGAGCGCAAGGTCAGCCCGTCGTCCGATGCCGCCTGGCCCGCCGCGGGAGGCCTGACCGGCAGCCACGGCGACGACGAAGATGAGAACGATGCCTGAGATGCGTTCTCTGCGGCGATCCTGGCTGCTGGCACTGCTTGGTCTGGTGCTGTTGATGGGCTGCGTGGTCGATCCTCCGACGCCGCCCCCGACTCTTGAGCCTACACCCGCGCCCACGGCCCTGCCCAGCGCCACCGCCACTGCCACTCCAACCCACACGCCAGAGCCGACGCCCACCGAGACTCCTGTGCCCTCGCCCATGCCCACGCGCGGGCCGGAGGCCTACTACAAACGCCTGGTACTCGTGGATCAGGACCTGCAGACGATGTATGTCTACCAGGACGGTGTGCTGATCCGCACCATCCCGGTAAGCACTGGCCGACCCGACCAGCCCGAGACGATCACTCCCGCCTGGGAGGGAGAAGTGGGCCGCTACGTGGGCACTTTCTTCTCCTTTGGGACGTACCAGGATGAAGGCTGGTATCTCTTTTACCACTATGGCGGCATGCTGATCCACGGGAACCCCTACATCAAAGAAGGGGACCAGAAGGTCTACCAGGAGCTCGATGCTCTGGGCACGCGGCCAGCCTCCCACGGCTGCATCCGCCTGCCGCCAGACGAGGCGGTCTGGTTCACCTCCTGGCAGCCGCAGGGCGCGCATATGATCATCCGCGCGCTCACCAAAAGCTTCTGACGGCGCCACGGGCCGCCATCCTTTTCTGGCCGTACTCAGCCAAGCTATAATGACGGGGCAGATGATGAAACGAGTCGGACTGGTTTGCCACCCCAAAATCGATGCCGCGCACCGCCTGGCGCAGGCCGCCACCGACCGTCTGGCCGGGCTCGGCATATCCGCCTGGAGCGGCTCCGCGTGGCAGGAAAAGGAGCTGCTCGAGCGGCTCAAGGGAACGGACCTGCTCATTTCCCTGGGCGGCGACGGCACCCTGGTCCGCCTGGCGCGGCTCACGGCTGGAGCCGACACTCCGATTCTGGGGGTGAACCTGGGGCGGGTTGGTTTCCTGGCCGAGCTGCAGCCGGACCAGGTCATCGACAGCCTGCCGGCACTGGCCGAGGGACGCTTCTGGCTCGAGGAACGAATGATGCTGCGCGCCAGCCTGGAACAGGACGGTCGCTCTGCTGAGCAGAACGCCACCCACGCCCACCAATTCGAGGCCATCAACGAGGTGGTGGTAAGCCGCGGCCGGGTGGCGCGCATCGTGCGCATCGCCGCCCACGTCGACGGACAGTACCTGACCACCTACGCCGCCGACGGCCTGATTGTGGCCACCCCCACCGGTTCCACTGCCTACGCCCTGGCAGCGGGCGGGCCGATCCTCAACCCGCAACTGGCCAACCTCGTTGTGGTGCCCATCGCGCCGCACCTGACCGTCGACACGGCCCTGGTGCTGCCGGCCAGGGCCCGGGTGCGCCTGGTGCTCTCCTGTGAAGAAGAAGGCACTCTCACCGTCGACGGCCAGGTGGACCACCCGCTCTGCAACGGCGACGCGGTGGTGGTGACCGCCAGTGAGCACCTCTGCCGGTTAGTGCGTCTGGGTGAGCACAACTATTTCTACAAGACCCTGATGCAGAAACTCAAGTAGCCTCGTCCTGCAGGTCAGTCGGCAGAGTCCCGCGTGGTTCGCGGGGAGGGAGCGGCATGCTATCCGAACTCTACATCTCGAACCTGGCCATCATTGACGCGCTTCGCCTGACCTTTGCCCCCGGGCTCAACGTTCTGACCGGCGAGACCGGCGCCGGCAAGTCGATTATCATCGACGCCGTCAGCACTCTCCTTGGCGGGCGTGCCGACGTCGACCTCATCCGTTCCGGCACCGACACGGCCCGTGTCGAAGGCTCCTTCGCTCTGTCCCCCGAGCTGCACCAGCGCCTGGCCGGCTATCTGCGGGAGCAGGGTCTGGAGAGCGACACGACGGAGCTGATCCTGACCCGCGAGCTCAAGCGCAACGGCCGCCACGTCTGCCGCGTCAACGGCCGCGCGGTGACCCTGGCTACCTTTGCCCAGGTCGGCGAGCGTCTGGTGGACATCCACGGCCAGAGCGAGCACCTGTCGTTGCTGCGCGTGCGGGAGCACCTCGAGTTCCTCGACCGTTACGGTAACCTGCTGGAGCAGCGGGCTGGCGTGGCCGAGCTGGTTAGCGGGCTGCGCGCCGTACGCGACGAGCTGGCTGCGCTGCGGCGCGACGAGAGAGAGCTGGTCCGGCGCGCTGACATGCTGCAGTACCAGGTGCGTGAGATCCAGGATGCGCGCCTGAAGGCTGGCGAAGAGGAAGAGCTGGCCGCCGAGCGGCGCGTGCTGGCCAACGCCGAACGGCTTTCGGCACTGGCCAACGCGGCCTTTGAGCGATTGGCCGGCGGCGGCGAGGACCAGCGTGCCGTGATCGACCAGTTGCAGGCGGTGTTGGAGAACCTGAACGAGCTGGCCCGGCTCGACCCTCCGGCTGCCGCCCACCGCAAGCTGGTGGAGGACGCCTCCTACCAGCTCGATGACCTGTCTCGCACGCTGCGCGAGTACCGCGACGGCATCGAGGCGGATCCCGACCGCCTCCAGTCTATCGACGACCGCCTGGACCTGATCCACAACCTCAAGCGCAAGTACGGCAGCTCGATCCCCGAGGTGCTGCGCTACGGTGAGGACAAGGCCCGCGAGCTCTATGCCATAACGCACAACGAGGAGCGCCTGGTCGAGCTGGAGAAGGACGAGGCGCGGTTGCTGGTCGCAGCGGGGCAGCAGGCGGCCGCTCTGTCGCAGGCGCGGCGCGCCGCCGCCGAGGCCCTGGCCTCGTCTGTGGAGTGCGAGCTGCACGACCTGAGTATGGCCAAGGCACGGTTCGTGGTCGATATTGGCTGGAAAGAGGATGCGTCTGGTCTGGTGGTCGATGGCAAACGCTATGCCTTTGACTCCAGCGGCATCGACCAGGTCGAGTTCCTCATCTCGCCCAACGTCGGCGAGCCGCCCAAGCCCCTGGCCAAGATTGCTTCGGGCGGCGAAACCTCGCGGCTCATGCTGGCGCTCAAGACCGTGCTGGCCAACGCCGACCAGGTGCCCACGCTGATCTTTGACGAAATCGACCAGGGCATTGGGGGGCGGGCCGGCGGCGTGGTGGGAAAAAAGCTGTGGGGCCTCACCTCGGCACACCAGGTGCTCTGCGTAACGCACCTGCCCCAGCTCGCCTGCTACGGAGACGTGCACCTCAAGGTGGACAAGGTCGAGCAGGAGGGCCGCACGGTGACCCGCGTGGCCGAGCTGGCCGACGAGGCGCGCGTGGACGAGCTGGCGCAGATGCTGGGCGGCCCGGCCGGCGCGGCTCGCCAGCAGAGCGCCCGTGAGATGCTGGCTGAGAGTGTGGCGGCCAAACACACCGCCGTGCTCGGAGCCCCGCCGCCGACCGGCAAGCGCAAGAAGCAGTAGCCTTGCCGCGTTCGCGGTTGAGCTAGTCCTCTGGGGTTTCCCTCAACCGGTCTGCCGCTGCCTCTGGTGTCAGGTCGCGCTGCGGCTGGGCCAGCATCTCGTAGCCGACCATGAATTTGCGTACCGTGGCCGAGCGCAGCAGCGGCGGGTAAAAGTGCAGGTGCAGGTGCCAGGCGCGGTGGTCGTCCCCGTCCGTTGGCTGCTGGTGCAGGCCCATCGAGTAGGGGAAGGGCACCCCGAACAGGCGGTCGTAACGCGTGGTCAGCCGCTTGAGGATGCTGGCCAGGCCGTCGCGTTCTGGCTCGGTGAGGTGCAGCAAAGACGGCGCGTGGCGCTTGCTCAACACCATCGTCTCAAAGGGCCACACCGCCCAGAAAGGCACCAGCGCCAGCCACTGGTCGTTCTCGATGACCACCCGCTCCCCGATGGTGATCTCCTGCGCCAGATAATCGCACAAGAGACAGCTCTCGGCCTCCATCAGGTACTCGTTCTGCGCCTGGTGCTCCTTGGCCGGTTCGGTGGGTATGCTCTCATTGGCCCAGATCTGGCCGTGCGGGTGCGGGTTGGAGGCGCCCATCATCTCGCCCTTGTTCTCAAAGATCTGCACATAGCTGATGAAAGGCAGGCTGCCCAGCTCATAGTACTGCTGAGTCCAGGTGTCCACCACGCGTCGCACCTGCTCCACTGGCAGGTGGGCCAGACCCAGGTCGTGCCGCGGCGAGAAGCATACCACGCGGCAGATGCCCCGCTCGGGGTGGCTCACCAGCAGGGCCGGCATGGCGCGCGGGCCGTCTGGCGAGGCGGGCTTGCGCGGCAGCAGGGCGCCATAGTCGTTATCAAAGACAAAAGTGCCCTGATAGTCGGGGTTGCGCTCGCCGTTGGAGCGCGCATTGCCGGGGCACAGGTAGCAGTCGGGATCATATGCCGGGAGATCGACCTGCGGCAGGGCCTCTACCTGTCCCTGCCAGGGGCGCTCCATCCGGTGGGGCGAAACCAGCACCCATTCGCGGGTGAGAGGATTGTAGCGGCGATGTACTCCGGTCGGAACGCTCCATTGGGCTGCCATGGCCACCTCCGCGCCAATGATACGGGACGCGAGGCTGCTGGCCAAATGGCCGTTCAAGCGCAACGCATTTGACCGTCCAGGGGCTCCACGGTACACTCTCGACCAGTGTAGAAAGGAGCCAGGGATGGAACACCAGGAGACGTCGAGCGACAGACCATGCATCTTTTGCCGGATTCTGGCGGGCAAGGCGCCAGCCGTGCGGGTCTATGAGGACGAGTACACCCTGGCCTTTATGGACATCAACCCGTCGACGCGCGGCCACGTGCTGGTGGTCCCCAAAGTGCATGCGCGCGACCTGCTGGACGTCAGCGAAGAGGACCTGCGCCACGTGATCAGCACGGTGCAGCGAGTGGCTCTGGCCGTGGAAAAAGCGCTCCACCCTGACGGCATCAACCTCTTTCACGCCACGCGCCGGGCTGCTTTCCAGAGCGTCTTTCACTTCCACATCCATGTCGTACCGCGCTGGTGGAACGACGGGCTGCGGGCACCGTGGAGCGTTCGCGCGGGCGACCCGGCAGAGATCGAGGCAGTGGGCGCGCTGATCAGGCAGGTACTCGAGAGCCCGCCGCCAGCCTAGCCAACCAGCCAGCTACCGGGCCTTGCCCCAGAGCGCGCCATCGCTCCACTGGCCCAGGTAGTCCAGCGGGCAGAGGGAGAGCAGCTCCTCTTTGGTTCCGTACTGCCAGCGGCCTTGAACCTGGTACAGGTAGACCACGACGGCTCGCCCCTCGCGGCACTCCCGGCAGACCCGGTCCAGCTCTTGCTCATAGACAGGATTGGCGATCAGGCTGGTCGGATCGTACAGCCTGGGCAGATACTCGGTCTCTCGGCCGGTCACGTACTGGATCGCCTCGGCGACATTTGAGTAAAGCACCAGCCCGGAGGGGAGAGAGCGGACCGCGGCCACGGTGGGTGACTCAGCCCAGGCCTGGCCGGAGTACCCGTGCCCGACGGCTCGCAGCTCCTGCGCCCACCGCAATCCCTCCTGGCCGTTGCGCACCAGGGACAGCGCCAGGCAGAGCAGCACTCCCCACCAGAGGGCCGACCGGCCCTTCCCCGTCAGTTGGTAGACTGCCGCCAGTGCCGCCATGCCCACCATGGTGTAGGGAATCAGCACGAAGCGTCCGCCCATGATGGAGGCGTCGAGGAAGGTCAGTGACAATAGCAGCACGCCAACGTACGACAATGCCAGAATCAGCAGCACCGCGATCAATTCAACGGCTGGCGGCGCTGCCCGAGCGCGAGGCGGTTCTGTTCTGGCCTTTCGCAGCCAGAAGGCAATACTGCCAAGGGCCAACGCCAGCCCTCCGACGGTGAGCAAGGTCTGAACCAGCCCTGGCAGCGACAAACCGGGCAGGATCAGCTCGCTGAGCGCTGCCTGAAACTCGCGCAGCCGCTCCAAATCCACGGGGTGGTAGGCCAGGGTGCGGTTCGTCGCGGGCAGACGCAGGGCAACATTGCGCGCCACCCACGCCGCCGCCGGTGCCGCAGAGCACGCCAGCGCCAGCACCGTCGTCCGGACGCGCCGGTTCTGCGGCGTGTACTTCCATGCGACCCACAGCAGGGGCAGGAGCAGGGCCACGCCAACGTAGCGCGTGGTGATGGCCAGCCCGCCGGCCAGGGCTGCTGCCAGGAGCCAGCCGCTCCTGCGCCGCAGCAGATACTGACCGGCCAGCACCAGACTGGTCAGGGTGAAGGCGAGGAACAGCGGCTCGGAGGCCACGTTCAGGTGGCTGCGCAATGTCTGAGCCGATACCCCCAGCAGCAGCATCCCGGCGACAGTGGCCGATCCGCTGCCCCCAGAGCAGAGATAGGCCAGCAGTGCGGCCAGGACTAGGTTGCAGGCAAAGAGCAGGACGTGCAGGTAGCGGGCCGCGGTGAACGGCCCGGTGTGCAGCAGCCGGGCAGCGGCGGCAAGGGCAATGGGGTATGCTGGCGGAAAGTGCGTCAGTGGGACGCCGCGATTCGACAGACCCTTCCCCTTCAGCATGCTCTGCGCGGCGCCGAGGTAAACCGTCGAATCAGGCGTCATGGCCAGGCCGTAGGTCGGCGTGCTCAACCAGAGGGCAAGGGCTGCGGCCAGGCCCAGCGCCAGACAGAGCAGCCAGAGGACAGCACTGCTTTTTCCGGGCACTACTGGTCGACCGCCGCCGCGGACCATCGGACTAGGGCCCGCCAGGCAAGAACCGGTCGCCCTCGAGGTGCTTGACCACCAGTGGCAGCAGCGCGACATAATGCTGCGGCGTTGCCGTCGCGGTAAATGTGGGACCCGGCGTCTCCGTCACAGTGATCGTGGGCGTCGGGGTGTCCGTGTGGGTAGCGGTGGGCGTCAGCGTGCTGGTCGCCGTAAGAGTCGCCGTCGGTGTTGGCGTCTGGGTCGGCGTCTGGCTGGGAGTGGCGGTTGGGGTCGCCGTTGCCGTGGCGCTCGCCGTGGGCGTCGGGCTGTTGGTTGGCGTAGGGCTGGTCGTCGGGGTAGGAGTCAGGGTCGGGCTGGCCGTCGGCGTGGGGCTGGTGGTCGAGGTAGCAGTCAGCGTCGGGCTGGGCGTGGCAATCTGCGTTGGCGTGGCCGCCTGAGGTATGCCGGCAGGCCGGAACTCGAGCCGGTCCAGTCGCGCTCCCGCCTCGCGGGCTTTGATCCTGACGCGGTGCCAGCCGAGCGTCAGGAAATAGACTTCGGCCTTGGGTTGCGGAGGACCGCTGAGGGCCACAAAGGCCCAGCGCCAGGGCCCCAGCGGCAGGTCCCAGCGGCCCTCGGCGCCCCTGTCCACGGTGACCCAGAACGAGTCCGAGCCCACCGTATCCGCCGAGATGCGTCCCCACAGCTCGTAATTGCCCTGAACGGTGATGTAATAGTCGAGGTCGACAAACCCCTCGTACGAGATGGGCGAGGCGACGTAGGCGCCGTTGGAGGCAGTGGCATCAGTCACTACCGCCATCGGCGGGGTGATGCGGCCGAGCTCGGCTTCCACCGACAGGATGGCCGACTCTGGTGTGGCGGTCGGCGTGGGGGTGGGGATCTCGGTTGCCGTTGGCGTCGCACTTGGCGTAGGCGTCAGCGTGCCAGTGGCCGTCGGCGCGCCGATCTCGGTCGCGGTGGGAGTGGGCGACACAGTGGGGGTCTGTGTCGGCGTGGGGGTAATCGTTGGCACGAGCGGCGCTGCGCAGTAGGTGACCTCGAGCCTGGGCCGATAGGCGGCAGCGGGATAGTCGCTGGAGTAGAAATGGAACTCTTGGCTCGAGCCCTCGCCGATGAGCAGCAGGCCGGCGTTGGAACCCGGGTCGTTGACCCAGGCCTGTACGGCGTCCTTGACCGGCAAGGCGCGCCACTGCCAGACGTCGATGGCACCGATGACCAGACTGCTCAGCACTGTCTGTGCGCGGTCGGCCGGGGCGTTCGCTCCACCGCTGGACCAGGGCACGAGGCTGGTGGCCTGGAGCCAGGTGGCCTGCCCGCCGATCCACGGCCGCAGCATCTGGTAGATGCTGACCGTCGATACAAAGAGGTCATTCTTGCGGTAGGTGTCCTGAGCCAGGTACAGGGTTGCGCCGTCCACACGCGAGCCGGTGGGGATGCGGCTGACGTCGAATCGCAAGAGGGGCCGCTTGCCCCCGCTGTTGTCGTTTTTCATCTGCAGCGTAGTATTGCCATCGTGCGTGACGGCTGGCGAGTCGATACTGAGGAACGTGTCGACCACGCCGTAGTAAGAAGGCTCTGGCAGATTGCCCGCCTGGAAGGAGATGGTCATCGGCGTGCACTGCGGGGTGGCGGTGGCGGTGGCACTGGCCGTAGGGGTGGGCGTGACGGTGGGGCTGGCAGTGAGGGTGGGTGTAGGGGTGAGCGGTGGCTCTTCACCGCTGATGGTGATATGGCCGTCCTCCACCCCGCCGAGCACCGAGCTGCCGCCGCTGGTCACGTCGGTCTTGAAGGGGACTTTGGTCCCAAAGGTCAGGGCCGTGGTTCCGCCGCCCGTACCCCACAGTGCCCTGAAGCGCACCGTGGCCACGGTAAAGGTGCCACTCGGCCGGGGCTCCTCCGGGTCGTAGATGCCGGCGGCAAAGTGGATCCGGCCCGTCTCGGTATAGATCTTGTTGCGCAGGATCTGGCTCAGGATGCCGCTCGAGGTGAGGCGGTCGGTGGGATTGCCGTCGGCATCGACCGGCAGCAAAAAGACCCGGTCATAGTTGAGGTGGATCTCGGCGCCGTCGATGAGCTCGCTGCCTGCGGCCAGCCGAATCTCGAGGGTGATGACGTCGCCGCGGGCCACGGTTGGCGCGGACGGCGAGAGGCTCACCCAGACCGAGCCGCTGGTCGCACTCACGCGGCCGGCAGTCGAGAGGCTCCGGGCGGACACGTTCATCTGGCTGGCCAGGGCGGTCAGCAGAAGCAGGGCCAGCAGCAGCGCAACAGTCCACAGAAGATGTCGGCGCACCGTATGCTCGTATGAGGTAGTCAGGGGACACCTCCTCCCGGTTTGCTGGTCATCGCGCTCGTACTGCAACTATG from Chloroflexi bacterium ADurb.Bin180 encodes:
- the yciB_2 gene encoding putative L,D-transpeptidase YciB precursor, whose amino-acid sequence is MPEMRSLRRSWLLALLGLVLLMGCVVDPPTPPPTLEPTPAPTALPSATATATPTHTPEPTPTETPVPSPMPTRGPEAYYKRLVLVDQDLQTMYVYQDGVLIRTIPVSTGRPDQPETITPAWEGEVGRYVGTFFSFGTYQDEGWYLFYHYGGMLIHGNPYIKEGDQKVYQELDALGTRPASHGCIRLPPDEAVWFTSWQPQGAHMIIRALTKSF
- a CDS encoding HIT-like protein, yielding MEHQETSSDRPCIFCRILAGKAPAVRVYEDEYTLAFMDINPSTRGHVLVVPKVHARDLLDVSEEDLRHVISTVQRVALAVEKALHPDGINLFHATRRAAFQSVFHFHIHVVPRWWNDGLRAPWSVRAGDPAEIEAVGALIRQVLESPPPA
- a CDS encoding TGF-beta propeptide → MQYERDDQQTGRRCPLTTSYEHTVRRHLLWTVALLLALLLLTALASQMNVSARSLSTAGRVSATSGSVWVSLSPSAPTVARGDVITLEIRLAAGSELIDGAEIHLNYDRVFLLPVDADGNPTDRLTSSGILSQILRNKIYTETGRIHFAAGIYDPEEPRPSGTFTVATVRFRALWGTGGGTTALTFGTKVPFKTDVTSGGSSVLGGVEDGHITISGEEPPLTPTPTLTASPTVTPTPTASATATATPQCTPMTISFQAGNLPEPSYYGVVDTFLSIDSPAVTHDGNTTLQMKNDNSGGKRPLLRFDVSRIPTGSRVDGATLYLAQDTYRKNDLFVSTVSIYQMLRPWIGGQATWLQATSLVPWSSGGANAPADRAQTVLSSLVIGAIDVWQWRALPVKDAVQAWVNDPGSNAGLLLIGEGSSQEFHFYSSDYPAAAYRPRLEVTYCAAPLVPTITPTPTQTPTVSPTPTATEIGAPTATGTLTPTPSATPTATEIPTPTPTATPESAILSVEAELGRITPPMAVVTDATASNGAYVASPISYEGFVDLDYYITVQGNYELWGRISADTVGSDSFWVTVDRGAEGRWDLPLGPWRWAFVALSGPPQPKAEVYFLTLGWHRVRIKAREAGARLDRLEFRPAGIPQAATPTQIATPSPTLTATSTTSPTPTASPTLTPTPTTSPTPTNSPTPTASATATATPTATPSQTPTQTPTPTATLTATSTLTPTATHTDTPTPTITVTETPGPTFTATATPQHYVALLPLVVKHLEGDRFLPGGP
- a CDS encoding Translin family protein: MDRLDGIAERARLYLDGKNAARDVALARSRELIRYCANTIRATHRGEFDEAENLLATARQAAANMVAGLEGHADLYHAGYTQDALKEFAEASITFCLITDRPLPTPEELAVLPDTYLNGLGEAAGELRRYVLDVVRHGKVERCESMLQAMEDIYSLLVTMDYPDAVTSGLRRTTDMVRGVLERTRGDLTVAARQDSLQRALARLERKVSPSSDAAWPAAGGLTGSHGDDEDENDA
- the recN gene encoding DNA repair protein RecN, coding for MLSELYISNLAIIDALRLTFAPGLNVLTGETGAGKSIIIDAVSTLLGGRADVDLIRSGTDTARVEGSFALSPELHQRLAGYLREQGLESDTTELILTRELKRNGRHVCRVNGRAVTLATFAQVGERLVDIHGQSEHLSLLRVREHLEFLDRYGNLLEQRAGVAELVSGLRAVRDELAALRRDERELVRRADMLQYQVREIQDARLKAGEEEELAAERRVLANAERLSALANAAFERLAGGGEDQRAVIDQLQAVLENLNELARLDPPAAAHRKLVEDASYQLDDLSRTLREYRDGIEADPDRLQSIDDRLDLIHNLKRKYGSSIPEVLRYGEDKARELYAITHNEERLVELEKDEARLLVAAGQQAAALSQARRAAAEALASSVECELHDLSMAKARFVVDIGWKEDASGLVVDGKRYAFDSSGIDQVEFLISPNVGEPPKPLAKIASGGETSRLMLALKTVLANADQVPTLIFDEIDQGIGGRAGGVVGKKLWGLTSAHQVLCVTHLPQLACYGDVHLKVDKVEQEGRTVTRVAELADEARVDELAQMLGGPAGAARQQSAREMLAESVAAKHTAVLGAPPPTGKRKKQ
- a CDS encoding Dolichyl-phosphate-mannose-protein mannosyltransferase — translated: MVRGGGRPVVPGKSSAVLWLLCLALGLAAALALWLSTPTYGLAMTPDSTVYLGAAQSMLKGKGLSNRGVPLTHFPPAYPIALAAAARLLHTGPFTAARYLHVLLFACNLVLAALLAYLCSGGSGSATVAGMLLLGVSAQTLRSHLNVASEPLFLAFTLTSLVLAGQYLLRRRSGWLLAAALAGGLAITTRYVGVALLLPLLWVAWKYTPQNRRVRTTVLALACSAAPAAAWVARNVALRLPATNRTLAYHPVDLERLREFQAALSELILPGLSLPGLVQTLLTVGGLALALGSIAFWLRKARTEPPRARAAPPAVELIAVLLILALSYVGVLLLSLTFLDASIMGGRFVLIPYTMVGMAALAAVYQLTGKGRSALWWGVLLCLALSLVRNGQEGLRWAQELRAVGHGYSGQAWAESPTVAAVRSLPSGLVLYSNVAEAIQYVTGRETEYLPRLYDPTSLIANPVYEQELDRVCRECREGRAVVVYLYQVQGRWQYGTKEELLSLCPLDYLGQWSDGALWGKAR
- the ppnK gene encoding putative inorganic polyphosphate/ATP-NAD kinase, with amino-acid sequence MTGQMMKRVGLVCHPKIDAAHRLAQAATDRLAGLGISAWSGSAWQEKELLERLKGTDLLISLGGDGTLVRLARLTAGADTPILGVNLGRVGFLAELQPDQVIDSLPALAEGRFWLEERMMLRASLEQDGRSAEQNATHAHQFEAINEVVVSRGRVARIVRIAAHVDGQYLTTYAADGLIVATPTGSTAYALAAGGPILNPQLANLVVVPIAPHLTVDTALVLPARARVRLVLSCEEEGTLTVDGQVDHPLCNGDAVVVTASEHLCRLVRLGEHNYFYKTLMQKLK
- the galT gene encoding Galactose-1-phosphate uridylyltransferase, encoding MAAQWSVPTGVHRRYNPLTREWVLVSPHRMERPWQGQVEALPQVDLPAYDPDCYLCPGNARSNGERNPDYQGTFVFDNDYGALLPRKPASPDGPRAMPALLVSHPERGICRVVCFSPRHDLGLAHLPVEQVRRVVDTWTQQYYELGSLPFISYVQIFENKGEMMGASNPHPHGQIWANESIPTEPAKEHQAQNEYLMEAESCLLCDYLAQEITIGERVVIENDQWLALVPFWAVWPFETMVLSKRHAPSLLHLTEPERDGLASILKRLTTRYDRLFGVPFPYSMGLHQQPTDGDDHRAWHLHLHFYPPLLRSATVRKFMVGYEMLAQPQRDLTPEAAADRLRETPED